The following are encoded in a window of Eschrichtius robustus isolate mEscRob2 chromosome 1, mEscRob2.pri, whole genome shotgun sequence genomic DNA:
- the LOC137761974 gene encoding patched domain-containing protein 3 yields MRLNPAKVAPEAAPGREAGQEPGSEAQGPEAGPGPDSESRPQPAAGPGSELFPAAEPEPQPLSASGPGQEPELGWAAGQRAGAPPESQPLPASESENGVSERPRCHTDCLEAPLSRAFRRLGWEVGSHPWIFLLLPMVLTAVLGTGLIHLPKEEEEDLEEQYTPIGSPAKAERRFVQGHFTANDSNLFSISRKSTEVNYASILVVSNTNSLLEQETLSEISEVDDAVQALSVTQGNGTQILYNEVCSKNQGYCVPSNPLLFAWKTNNVLNLKNITFPIYSLAGQVVYLANILGGTVLGESMGLSQLLLEAKAMRLQYYLKTGEGEDSERSKAWLIHFLNQVGNLEKSLALKKIQVVYFTSLSRQLEFEATSMTVIPLFHLAYLLIILFAVTSCYRCDCIRNKMWVAAFGVISAALAVVSSFGLMLYIGVPFVIIVANSPFLILGVGVDDMFIMISAWQKTNLMDSIRERMSNVYSKVAVSITITTITNILAFYTGIMTSFRSVQYFCIYTGTTLLFCYFYNITCFGAFMALDGKREVVCLRWLKKPETPDQKCSSLKKPCCLPCNSLRDKHKADIHPMNLFFRDYFGPFLTSTESKFFVVLIYILYIISSIYGCFQVQEGLDLRNLASDDSYITPYFNVEEEHFSSYGPRVMVIVTEALDYWDGDARQKLEKCLVDFENSDYVDKNLTEFWLRGYVKYMENHHHDVNDKITFLKNIPNFVIDSPLFMYDINITSSQEIICSRAFIQTMGVSSSTNKKLMLLQFRDVAEKCEIPLMVYNQAFIYFDQYSAILENTVRNVIVASTAMFIVSLLLIPHPLCSLWVTFAIASVIVGVTGFMAFWNVNLDSISMINLVICIGFSFDFSAHISYAFVSSSKPSVNQKTIEALYLLGYPVLQSAISTIIGVCVLSAAKAYIFRTFFKIMFLVMVFGVAHGLIFIPVFLTFF; encoded by the exons ATGAGGCTTAATCCAGCTAAGGTTGCGCCAGAGGCGGCGCCCGGGCGGGAGGCGGGGCAGGAACCGGGGTCAGAAGCGCAGGGGCCGGAGGCGGGGCCGGGACCGGACTCGGAGAGCCGGCCGCAGCCGGCGGCAGGGCCCGGCTCGGAGCTTTTCCCGGCCGCAGAGCCCGAGCCGCAGCCGCTCTCGGCGTCGGGTCCGGGACAGGAGCccgagctgggctgggctgcggGGCAGCGCGCAGGGGCCCCGCCGGAGTCGCAGCCTCTGCCGGCGTCGGAGTCTGAGAACGGAGTGTCCGAGAGGCCCCGCTGCCACACCGACTGCCTGGAGGCGCCGCTCTCCCGGGCCTTCCGGCGGCTGGGATGGGAGGTGGGCTCGCACCCCTGGATCTTCCTGCTGCTGCCCATGGTTTTAACGGCCGTCCTCGGCACTGGCCTGATTCACCTGcccaaggaagaagaagaagacctCGAGGAGCAGTACACCCCGATAGGGAGCCCCGCCAAGGCTGAGCGACGCTTCGTGCAGGGACATTTCACCGCCAAcgactctaatctcttctccatctcCAGGAAGAGCACCGAGGTCAATTATGCTTCCATTCTAGTGGTCTCCAACACCAACTCGCTGCTGGAACAAGAAACCTTATCAGAAATTAGTGAAGTGGACGACGCGGTCCAGGCTTTGTCTGTGACACAGGGAAACGGAACCCAGATCCTCTACAATGAGGTGTGCTCGAAGAACCAGGGCTACTGTGTCCCCTCCAACCCACTCTTGTTCGCCTGGAAAACGAACAATGTCCTCAACCTGAAAAACATCACCTTCCCCATCTACAGCCTAGCCGGCCAGGTCGTGTACCTGGCCAACATCCTTGGAGGAACTGTGTTAGGCGAGAGCATGGGACTGAGCCAGTTACTCCTGGAGGCCAAAGCCATGCGGCTGCAGTACTACCTGAAGACCGGCGAAGGCGAGGACAGCGAACGTAGCAAGGCGTGGCTGATCCACTTCCTGAACCAAGTTGGCAACCTTGAAAAGAGTCTGGCCTTGAAGAAGATCCAG GTGGTCTACTTTACATCACTTTCTAGACAACTGGAATTTGAGGCAACTTCTATGACAGTGATCCCCTTGTTTCACTTGGCATACCTTCTAATCATATTATTTGCAGTCACATCATGCTACAG GTGTGACTGTATACGAAACAAAATGTGGGTTGCAGCCTTTGGAGTGATTTCTGCTGCCTTGGCAGTGGTGAGCAGCTTTGGCCTGATGTTGTACATTGGGGTGCCATTTGTGATCATAGTTGCAAATTCACCATTTCTTATTCTAG gcGTTGGGGTCGATGACATGTTTATCATGATTTCTGCCTGGCAGAAGACCAACCTCATGGATAGCATAAGAGAGCGGATGTCCAATGTCTATTCAAAAGTGGCAGTGTCCATTacaatcaccaccatcaccaacatcCTGGCCTTCTATACAGGAATTATGACCTCTTTCAGGTCCGTACAATACTTCTGCATCTATACAGGAACAACCCtgctcttttgttatttttataacatCACCTGTTTTGGAGCATTTATGGCCCTGGATGGTAAAAGAGAAGTAGTCTGTCTACGCTGGTTGAAGAAACCAGAAACTCCTGACCAAAAATGTTCCTCGTTAAAAAAGCCCTGCTGCCTCCCATGTAATTCTCTCCGAGACAAACATAAAGCTGATATCCACCCAATGAATTTGTTCTTTAGAGACTATTTTGGTCCTTTTCTCAcaagcactgagtccaagttttTTGTAGTGCTTATATACATTTTGTACATCATAAGTAGTATATATGGGTGTTTCCAAGTGCAGGAAGGTTTAGACCTCCGAAATTTGGCAAGTGACGACTCCTACATCACACCGTATTTTAATGTAGAAGAAGAACATTTTTCAAGTTATGGTCCCAGGGTTATGGTTATTGTTACTGAAGCTCTTGACTATTGGGATGGAGATGCTAGGCAAAAATTGGAAAAATGTCTTGTAGATTTTGAAAACAGTGACTATGTAGATAAAAATCTCACAGAGTTTTGGTTACGAGGATATGTGAAATATATGGAAAACCACCATCACGATGTAAATGATAAGATAACTTTCCTAAAAAACATTCCCAATTTTGTAATAGATTCTCCGCTTTTTATGTATGATATTAACATTACATCATCACAGGAAATCATTTGTTCCCGGGCCTTCATTCAGACCATGGGTGTTTCTTCTTCAACCAATAAGAAGCTGATGTTACTCCAGTTCCGAGACGTGGCCGAAAAGTGTGAAATTCCCCTAATGGTGTACAACCAGGCGTTCATATATTTTGATCAGTATTCTGCAATATTAGAAAACACCGTTCGAAATGTAATTGTCGCCTCAACAGCTATGTTCATTGTTTCCTTACTGTTAATCCCTCACCCGCTGTGTTCTTTGTGGGTAACTTTTGCTATCGCTTCTGTGATTGTGGGAGTAACGGGTTTCATGGCATTCTGGAACGTCAATCTTGATTCCATATCCATGATTAATCTTGTCATTTGTATagggttttcttttgatttttctgcGCACATTTCCTATGCATTTGTTTCCAGTTCAAAGCCCTCAGTTAACCAAAAAACCATCGAGGCATTGTATCTGCTAGGCTACCCTGTGTTGCAAAGTGCAATTTCAACAATAATAGGGGTGTGTGTCTTATCTGCAGCTAAAGCATACATCTTCCGGACATTTTTTAAGATTATGTTTCTTGTTATGGTATTTGGAGTTGCTCATGGCCTCATTTTTATTCCGGTATTCTTAACCTTTTTCTGA